The genomic DNA TCAGAATAAACATGGGTACTACCAGGTGCCCCAGCTACAGGCTCAGGACATGGCCCTTATGCTTCAAAGCTATGGCCCTGCCAGTCAAACAAAACATTGATCAAAAAATCCCGTCCTGCTGATCGAGGACGGGATTTTTTTCACATGCCCACCCATCCGGACATAGGATGGTTGATAAAAAGGCATGGAGGTGTATTTCGTTGATCCATATTGTCAAAACAGGAGAAACGCTGTATCAGATTGCCACCGATTTCCGTAAGCCCCTTAAGACCATCATCGATGCCAATCCCGGTGTGAGCCCGGGAGCGATCTACCCCGGTCAGCCCATCGTCATTCCGGGCATCCCGAATACCCATACCATCCCATACAGGATCGAGGTTTCAGTGAATAAACGGTGGCTCCGCCTTTATAAAAACGGGGCACTGGTCAAGCAATATCCTATAGCCGTAGGAAGGATGCTCCATGAAACCCCGATCGGTGAATTCATCGTGATTAACAAATCTCCCAATCCAGGTGGTCCATACGGGACGATGTGGATGAGCTTGTCGAAGCAAGGTTATGGCATCCACGGAACCAACGATCCAAGCTCGATTGGAAAAGCGGTGTCGGCTGGATGCATCCGGATGCAGAATAAGGACGTGGAGGAGCTGGCAGGGACCATACCGGTCGGGACACCCGTGATGATTACCCCTTGATCACCTCACGACCCTTTTGGCCCCAGAAGCATCGAGACCGGCAAACGTGTGGAGCACGTCAGCAGCTCTATAAATATCCTCCGATCCGATAAGGGCCGTTACCTTCTCCGGATCTTCATGGATGGAGAATACATCGATTCCGGAATCATCAAGAGTGGATCTCACCCCGAACCTCAGTATGTCTGAACCGGGAGATTTCACGATGGTCACTTTTGCCTGCTCCATCTTCTTCGAGTATCCCTGGCCAAGATCGCGCAACAGATGCTCAACGTCGCTGCGGTCAGACGCATCAACCGTCAAGGTCAGATCCTGCCCCTTCCATTGCAAATCTGGTTTTACGTGGATGACTTCCAGGGATTCCTTGAGAAGGGATTCCAACCCGTAAGCAGCATCCTCCATGCTGATGGACACGACCTCATCTTTGAACGCAACACCGACGGCATGGCCCCGATC from Rossellomorea marisflavi includes the following:
- a CDS encoding L,D-transpeptidase family protein yields the protein MIHIVKTGETLYQIATDFRKPLKTIIDANPGVSPGAIYPGQPIVIPGIPNTHTIPYRIEVSVNKRWLRLYKNGALVKQYPIAVGRMLHETPIGEFIVINKSPNPGGPYGTMWMSLSKQGYGIHGTNDPSSIGKAVSAGCIRMQNKDVEELAGTIPVGTPVMITP